One genomic window of Channa argus isolate prfri chromosome 5, Channa argus male v1.0, whole genome shotgun sequence includes the following:
- the frs3 gene encoding fibroblast growth factor receptor substrate 2: MGSCWSCLYRDPIRDNHLTKFKVTNVDDEGNELGSGIMELTQTELILHTRKRDAIRWPYLCLRRYGYDSNLFSFESGRRCQTGQGIFAFKCSRAEEIFNLLQELMQCNSINVVEESMMMSRSGHTPEMEMSRTPQTPNTPAFPVQGFPNGYPGYPVRGDSSQPSLADDHGHSLIGLEDQTHTYVNTVSMEGDLSMRHCVHSLPEVRPSSFPETTRGAMPVGGQGNPQSNLRCCPLEEHKDPQVFLQPSSQEVKFMLGPTPAQRHLLEREMERHGHNSHSLQPVEGATGSETEGDEPSLHLCNSHSYHHFHHHAHRHPGHEHQVGCQSGELTYENINGLRNSRKQSRLSPSSVSQSVGSSSSSSTGDSHSHSLLHSHGPVSLPPQSYACERGMGGGHRRTALLNYENLPSLPPVWEYSALQRNDEQEEEDDDQDEEEYEEEEEDFDEYEFSEGPGTPNGYHQDGRGIHRDALQNYVNTEQVQPPRLRHACPPHPRPCQPDRGGRIFSFDFRRRSRSGVEGCEHGHMPPSRQLNYIQVDLEGEPPCQALSGGGAQSQPQHQRLPPIKCGPQATRRSECYAVIDLKKTAAMSNLQKALPRDDGTSRKTRHNSTDLPL, translated from the exons ATGGGGAGCTGTTGGAGCTGTCTGTACAGAGACCCCATTCGAGACAACCATCTCACCAAATTTAAG GTCACCAATGTGGATGACGAGGGCAATGAGCTGGGCTCTGGCATCATGGAGCTCACTCAGACAGAGCTCATTCTTCACACACGCAAGAGAGACGCCATCCGGTGGCCATATCTCTGCCTGCGACGCTACGGCTATGACTCTAACCTGTTCTCTTTTGAGAGCGGTCGCCGCTGTCAGACCGGGCAGG GTATCTTTGCATTCAAGTGTTCTCGGGCAGAAGAGATCTTTAATCTGCTCCAGGAGCTGATGCAATGTAACAGCATCAACGTGGTGGAAGAGTCAATGATGATGAGTCGCAGTGGTCACACACCAGAGATGGAAATGTCTCGCACACCACAGACTCCCAACA CTCCAGCATTTCCTGTCCAGGGTTTTCCCAATGGATACCCTGGTTACCCAGTTAGAGGCGATAGCTCTCAACCCTCTCTTGCTGATGATCACGGACATAGCCTCATAGGTTTGGAAGACCAG ACGCACACCTATGTAAATACTGTTAGTATGGAGGGGGATCTCTCTATGCGTCACTGTGTGCACTCCCTGCCTGAAGTGCGGCCCAGCTCTTTCCCTGAAACAACAAGGGGAGCCATGCCTGTCGGGGGTCAAGGAAACCCACAGTCCAATCTGCGATGCTGTCCTCTTGAGGAGCATAAAGATCCTCAGGTGTTCTTGCAGCCGTCATCGCAGGAAGTCAAATTCATGCTGGGCCCCACTCCAGCACAgcgccatctgctggagagagagatggagaggcaTGGGCACAATTCTCACAGTCTTCAGCCAGTAGAGGGTGCAACGGGCTCAGAGACGGAGGGAGATGAGCCCTCTTTGCACCTGTGCAATTCTCACTCCTATCATCATTTCCATCATCACGCACACAGGCACCCGGGCCACGAGCACCAGGTTGGCTGCCAAAGCGGCGAGCTCACCTATGAGAATATCAACGGCCTGCGGAACAGCCGGAAGCAGTCCCGGCTGAGTCCTAGCAGTGTCTCACAGTCTGTGGgttcaagcagcagcagcagcactgggGACAGTCACTCCCACTCCCTCCTGCACTCCCATGGACCTGTGTCTCTACCGCCACAGAGCTACGCTTGTGAGAGGGGCATGGGTGGGGGTCACCGTCGGACAGCTCTACTTAACTACGAGAACCTGCCCTCTCTGCCTCCAGTGTGGGAGTACAGCGCTCTGCAGAGGAATGAcgagcaggaagaggaagatgatgatcagGATGAGGAGGAgtatgaagaagaagaggaagacttTGATGAGTATGAATTCTCAGAAGGGCCTGGAACACCCAACGGGTACCACCAGGATGGTCGAGGCATCCACAGAGATGCCCTGCAGAACTATGTCAACACAGAGCAGGTCCAGCCCCCTCGGCTCCGACATGCCTGCCCCCCACATCCACGGCCATGTCAGCCAGACAGAGGGGGGCGAATATTTAGCTTTGATTTCCGCAGACGATCGAGGTCAGGGGTTGAAGGCTGTGAGCATGGCCACATGCCTCCGTCACGGCAGCTGAATTACATCCAGGTGGACTTAGAGGGAGAACCTCCCTGCCAAGCCCTCAGTGGTGGGGGTGCCCAGTCCCAGCCACAGCACCAGCGCCTACCACCCATAAAATGTGGCCCACAGGCAACCCGGCGCAGTGAATGCTACGCAGTCATTGATCTAAAGAAGACTGCTGCCATGTCCAACCTGCAGAAAGCTCTGCCCAGGGATGATGGGACTTCCAGAAAAACTCGCCACAACAGCACAGACCTGCCTCTGTAA
- the tspo gene encoding translocator protein, producing MTGRENMWLPMIGMTALPHLGGLYGGYITRKQVKTWYKTLQKPSWRPPNAAFPIVWTCLYTGMGYGSYLVWKELGGFTEDALVPLGLYGLQLALNWTWTPIFFGAHKIKLALIEVVLLTGTVGATMWSWYPISRTATLLMLPYLSWLCLATSLNYCIWRDNPEKKEE from the exons ATGACTGGCCGAGAG AACATGTGGCTGCCCATGATTGGAATGACTGCCCTCCCACACCTGGGGGGGCTCTACGGGGGTTACATCACACGTAAACAGGTGAAGACCTGGTACAAAACCCTGCAGAAACCATCCTGGCGCCCACCAAATGCAGCATTCCCAATAGTGTGGACGTGTCTGTACACAGGCATGGG GTATGGCTCCTACCTGGTGTGGAAAGAACTTGGAGGTTTCACTGAGGATGCACTGGTGCCACTGGGACTTTATGGGCTGCAGCTGGCTCTGAACTGGACCTGGACTCCCATTTTCTTTGGTGCACACAAGATAAAATTG GCGCTGATTGAGGTTGTGCTTCTGACTGGGACTGTCGGAGCCACCATGTGGTCTTGGTATCCCATCAGCCGCACTGCCACTCTGCTCATGTTGCCTTACCTGTCCTGGCTGTGCCTCGCCACCTCCCTCAACTACTGCATATGGAGAGACAACCCAGAGAAGAAGGAAGAGTAG